From one Burkholderia latens genomic stretch:
- a CDS encoding penicillin-binding protein 1A gives MTRFVPFLRNLSVRCRDGARALGVGAWQRVRHPTRSGIALTVGAIPLLGVLVLLAFVPFTPSIGDIRKARIDRPARVLSADGQLIAEFRPVNREWVPLKQISPHMVDALIATEDHRFYAHHGIDWRRTLAAGLHTFSGSRQGGSTITQQLARNLYPDEVGRAPTLTRKLKELITAFKIEIVYSKDEILETYLNTVPFLYNAYGVEMAARTYFGKSADDLDVVESATLVGMLKGNSYYNPVLNPERAVQRRNIVLGRMAAMGMLSPRQLAQLQRRPLRVDFEPQTAQPGPAPHFAVQLRKWLIAWADRNNYDLYSDGLVVRTTLDARLQDMATQALVQQTDRLQAIADSAWRGPSGCGLRNDLFRGFIRQTPDYRAARDAGLADTAALKQLGANRAFMRALCERKTQVQAGFVAIDPRNGAIRAWVGSPDFGSEPFDHVVQARRQPGSTFKPFVYGAAFADGMRPGDTFVDRPVAIPIGTHAVWRPTDAEPPTDAPMTLRDGLALSRNRITAQVMQREGAAKVAQLARAMGVRDSPLDAVPSLALGTSPVTLKEMVSAYGTIANRGVYVAPQMITRIEDRDGKVLAAFGSAPPERALPETAAQTLVDTMRSVVDYGTGADIRSRYGIRIDVAGKTGTTQDNTDGWFILMHPQLVAGAWVGFDDGSVTLRSDYWGAGAHSALPIVGSFYDAALRARAIDPHAQFSPDFRPRSAPAPVPRRRPHVGLFDWLKIFR, from the coding sequence GTGACTCGCTTCGTGCCGTTTCTTCGCAATCTGTCGGTTCGCTGCCGTGACGGCGCCCGCGCGCTGGGTGTCGGCGCGTGGCAGCGCGTGCGCCACCCGACACGCAGCGGGATCGCGCTGACCGTCGGCGCGATCCCGCTGCTGGGCGTGCTCGTGCTGCTCGCGTTCGTTCCGTTCACGCCGAGCATCGGCGACATCCGCAAGGCGCGCATCGACCGCCCGGCGCGCGTGCTGTCGGCCGACGGCCAGCTGATCGCCGAGTTCCGACCGGTGAACCGCGAATGGGTGCCGCTCAAGCAGATCTCGCCGCACATGGTCGACGCGCTGATCGCGACCGAGGATCATCGCTTCTACGCACACCACGGGATCGACTGGCGCCGCACGCTCGCGGCGGGGCTGCATACGTTTTCTGGCAGCCGTCAGGGCGGCTCGACGATCACGCAGCAGCTCGCGCGCAACCTGTACCCGGACGAAGTCGGGCGCGCGCCCACGCTCACGCGCAAGCTGAAGGAGCTGATCACCGCATTCAAGATCGAGATCGTCTACAGCAAGGACGAAATTCTCGAGACCTACCTGAACACCGTCCCGTTCCTCTACAACGCGTACGGCGTCGAAATGGCCGCGCGCACCTATTTCGGCAAATCGGCCGACGATCTCGACGTCGTCGAAAGCGCGACGCTCGTCGGGATGCTGAAGGGCAACAGCTACTACAACCCGGTGCTGAATCCGGAACGCGCGGTTCAGCGCCGCAACATCGTGCTCGGCCGGATGGCCGCAATGGGCATGCTGTCGCCGCGGCAACTCGCGCAACTGCAGCGGCGGCCGCTGCGCGTCGACTTCGAACCGCAGACAGCGCAGCCCGGCCCCGCGCCGCATTTCGCGGTACAGCTGCGCAAGTGGCTGATCGCGTGGGCCGACCGCAACAACTACGATCTCTATTCCGACGGCCTCGTCGTGCGCACGACGCTCGATGCGCGCTTGCAGGACATGGCAACGCAAGCGCTCGTGCAGCAGACCGACCGCCTGCAGGCGATCGCCGACAGCGCGTGGCGCGGCCCGTCCGGCTGCGGGCTGCGCAACGACCTGTTCCGCGGCTTCATCCGGCAGACGCCCGACTATCGCGCCGCGCGCGACGCGGGACTCGCCGATACGGCAGCGCTGAAGCAGCTCGGCGCGAATCGCGCGTTCATGCGTGCGCTGTGCGAGCGCAAGACGCAGGTGCAGGCCGGCTTCGTCGCGATCGATCCGCGCAACGGCGCGATCCGCGCGTGGGTCGGCAGCCCCGACTTCGGCAGCGAGCCGTTCGACCATGTCGTGCAGGCGCGGCGCCAGCCCGGCTCGACGTTCAAGCCGTTCGTCTACGGCGCCGCGTTCGCGGACGGCATGCGTCCGGGCGATACGTTCGTCGATCGCCCGGTCGCGATCCCGATCGGCACGCATGCGGTGTGGCGCCCGACCGACGCCGAGCCGCCGACGGACGCGCCGATGACGCTGCGCGACGGACTCGCGCTGTCACGCAACCGCATCACCGCACAGGTGATGCAGCGCGAAGGCGCGGCGAAGGTCGCGCAGCTCGCGCGCGCGATGGGCGTGCGCGACAGCCCGCTCGACGCGGTGCCGTCGCTCGCGCTCGGCACGAGCCCGGTCACGCTGAAGGAAATGGTGTCCGCGTACGGGACGATCGCGAACCGCGGCGTGTACGTCGCGCCGCAGATGATCACGCGCATCGAGGATCGCGATGGCAAGGTGCTCGCCGCGTTCGGCAGCGCGCCGCCAGAACGCGCGCTGCCGGAGACGGCGGCGCAGACGCTCGTCGACACGATGCGCAGCGTCGTCGACTACGGGACCGGTGCCGACATTCGGTCGCGCTACGGGATCCGCATCGACGTGGCAGGCAAGACCGGCACGACCCAGGACAACACGGACGGCTGGTTCATCCTGATGCATCCGCAACTGGTGGCCGGCGCGTGGGTCGGCTTCGACGACGGCAGCGTGACGCTGCGCAGCGACTACTGGGGCGCGGGCGCGCACAGCGCGCTGCCGATCGTCGGGTCGTTCTACGATGCGGCGCTGCGTGCACGCGCAATCGATCCGCATGCGCAGTTCTCGCCGGACTTCCGGCCGCGCAGCGCGCCCGCGCCGGTGCCGAGGCGGCGGCCGCATGTCGGGCTGTTCGACTGGCTGAAGATTTTCCGCTGA
- a CDS encoding DUF3772 domain-containing protein encodes MSMQRLSTYARRIALIALLQFAAIATAAAFPSPASAPGASGVGVPVPAISLSDALAQLKQMQVQQDRIKQQTSTATNSKELDELGDATQELSADVDKLQSQLVPQRTQVQAQLDVLGPPPAPGASPETPAVAQQRAALNARKAQIDAALKQVADQKTNLSNLNDQFAKLHRSLLRNQLAFRSGSIFGAQFWLPLFHLSPDDVRRLEDFNDELRDMLRSSWTPGQRAITTLLLIAALAAWLGGRRIVERGLAWVCLNRLPPTRLRRSALALSTALATLLATAVAVQILYLALARHYELTPSMTDLWDQFAKLAVTCALIAGLGRALLCTKHPSWRLPALADPVALAMKPFPGVLAALLLISGTIESINRIVDTSLSVTLFGRGIVSLVVALTVGASILRANRVRSALAASGEAPEDRSTLAGLIHAGVTVAIVVSLVALLIGYITVARFITYELVWFEIVLCSVYILTQLTRDASESLFSVNLSTGKQIKHLFALDDRHLDQAHTVVSGLGTSLLMLVAAIALLTGGFGTTPSDLLDSAVAMVGGQRLQSLNIMPDRIMNAVIGFAIGFYLLRSVRRWLDGEFMPALGMDAGMRVSLITLFTNVGYVLLVLMTLGLLGVKWSNLAWIVSALSVGIGFGLQEIVKNFVSGLILLTERPVKVGDMVSIAGVEGDIRRINVRATEIQLSDRSTVIVPNSQLISQNVRNVTMGNSTQGVATLMLTFPLNTDPEQVRDLLLDAYREHPAILDKPAPSVTFSQLAPDGITLSVTGYVSSPRIASSTKSDLLFEILKQLRAAKITLSTPQMLVVQNMPSGDGAPRQES; translated from the coding sequence ATGTCCATGCAACGACTCTCCACGTACGCACGACGGATCGCGTTGATCGCACTGCTGCAGTTCGCGGCGATTGCGACCGCGGCCGCGTTCCCCTCTCCCGCGTCCGCGCCGGGCGCGAGCGGCGTCGGCGTCCCCGTGCCGGCCATTTCGCTGAGCGACGCACTCGCGCAGCTCAAGCAAATGCAGGTGCAACAGGACCGCATCAAGCAGCAGACGTCGACCGCGACCAACAGCAAGGAGCTCGACGAGCTCGGCGACGCGACGCAGGAACTGAGCGCCGACGTCGACAAGCTGCAGAGCCAGCTCGTTCCGCAGCGCACGCAGGTGCAGGCGCAGCTCGACGTGCTCGGGCCGCCGCCGGCGCCGGGGGCGTCGCCCGAAACGCCAGCGGTCGCGCAGCAGCGGGCGGCGCTGAACGCGCGCAAGGCGCAGATCGATGCCGCGCTGAAACAGGTGGCCGACCAGAAGACGAACCTGTCGAACCTGAACGATCAGTTCGCGAAGCTGCACCGCAGCTTGCTGAGGAACCAGCTCGCGTTCCGCTCGGGCAGCATCTTCGGCGCACAGTTCTGGCTGCCGCTGTTCCATCTGTCGCCTGACGACGTCCGGCGGCTCGAGGACTTCAACGACGAACTGCGCGACATGCTGCGTTCGTCGTGGACGCCGGGCCAGCGCGCGATCACGACGCTGCTGCTGATCGCCGCGCTCGCCGCGTGGCTCGGCGGACGCCGCATCGTCGAACGCGGGCTCGCGTGGGTGTGCCTGAACCGGCTGCCGCCAACGCGGCTGCGACGCAGCGCGCTCGCGCTGTCGACCGCGCTGGCGACACTGCTGGCCACCGCGGTCGCCGTCCAGATCCTCTACCTCGCGCTGGCGCGCCACTACGAGCTCACGCCGTCGATGACGGATCTGTGGGACCAATTCGCGAAGCTCGCGGTGACGTGCGCGCTGATCGCCGGCCTCGGCCGTGCGCTGCTCTGCACGAAACATCCGTCATGGCGGCTGCCCGCGCTCGCCGATCCCGTCGCGCTCGCGATGAAGCCGTTCCCGGGCGTGCTGGCCGCGCTGCTGCTGATATCGGGCACGATCGAATCGATCAACCGGATCGTCGACACGAGCCTGTCCGTCACGCTGTTTGGCCGCGGCATCGTATCGCTGGTCGTCGCGCTGACCGTCGGTGCGTCGATCCTGCGCGCGAATCGCGTGCGCAGCGCGCTTGCCGCGTCCGGCGAGGCGCCCGAGGACCGTTCGACGCTCGCGGGGCTGATCCACGCCGGCGTCACGGTCGCGATCGTCGTGTCGCTGGTCGCGCTGCTGATCGGCTACATCACGGTCGCGCGCTTCATCACGTACGAGCTCGTATGGTTCGAGATCGTGCTGTGCAGCGTCTACATCCTGACGCAGCTGACGCGCGACGCGAGCGAAAGCCTGTTCTCCGTGAACCTGTCGACGGGCAAGCAGATCAAGCACCTGTTCGCGCTTGACGACCGGCATCTGGACCAGGCGCACACGGTCGTGTCCGGCCTCGGCACGAGCCTGCTCATGCTGGTCGCGGCCATTGCGCTGCTGACGGGCGGCTTCGGCACGACGCCGAGCGACCTGCTCGACAGCGCGGTCGCGATGGTCGGCGGGCAGCGGCTGCAGAGCCTGAACATCATGCCCGACCGGATCATGAACGCCGTAATCGGCTTCGCGATCGGCTTCTACCTGCTGCGCTCGGTGCGCCGCTGGCTCGACGGCGAGTTCATGCCGGCGCTCGGCATGGACGCCGGCATGCGCGTGTCGCTCATCACGCTGTTCACCAACGTCGGGTACGTGCTGCTCGTGCTGATGACGCTGGGCCTGCTTGGCGTCAAGTGGAGCAATCTCGCGTGGATCGTCAGTGCGCTGTCGGTCGGTATCGGCTTCGGCCTGCAGGAGATCGTGAAGAACTTCGTATCGGGATTGATCCTGCTGACCGAGCGGCCGGTGAAGGTCGGCGACATGGTCAGCATCGCGGGCGTCGAAGGCGACATTCGCCGGATCAACGTGCGCGCGACCGAGATCCAGCTCAGCGACCGCTCGACCGTGATCGTGCCGAACTCGCAGCTGATCTCGCAGAACGTGCGCAACGTGACGATGGGCAACAGCACGCAGGGCGTCGCGACGCTGATGCTGACGTTCCCGCTGAACACCGACCCGGAGCAGGTGCGCGACCTGCTGCTCGACGCGTACCGCGAACATCCGGCGATTCTCGACAAGCCGGCGCCGTCGGTCACGTTCAGCCAGCTCGCGCCGGACGGCATCACGCTCAGCGTGACCGGCTACGTGTCGAGCCCGCGGATCGCCAGCTCGACGAAGAGCGACCTGCTGTTCGAAATCCTGAAGCAGTTGCGCGCGGCGAAGATCACGTTGTCGACGCCGCAGATGCTGGTTGTGCAGAACATGCCGTCGGGCGACGGCGCCCCACGGCAGGAATCGTGA
- a CDS encoding MFS transporter, which translates to MVSTDSIPEAAASSSSIDPGSISARLDRLPPTRSVWKLVVLLSLGFFFELYDLLYSGYVAPGLVKSGILSATTHGLFGTTGVASFIAALFSGLFIGTIACGFLADRFGRRAIFTWSLLWYTAANVVMAFQDTAGGLNFWRFVVGLGLGVEMVTIGTYISELVPKQIRGRAFACEQAVGFVAVPVVAFLAYLLVPHAPFGVDGWRWVVLIGAHGALFVWWIRRELPESPRWLAQQGRVDEADRIMRALEAKVEAEYGRPLPPPAPAEPVPPRGSFRDMWVPPYRSRTIMMTIFNVFQTVGFYGFANWVPTLLIKQGITITSSLMYSSVIALAAPLGPLIGLVIADRFERKSVIVAMAAAIVVCGLLFSQTTIGAFLIVLGIGLTLASNIMSYSFHAYQAELFPTSIRARAVGFVYSWSRFSAIFSSFVIAAVLKGFGTFGVFAFIAGAMVIVMAAIGFMGPRTKGIALETISK; encoded by the coding sequence ATGGTCTCAACGGACAGCATTCCCGAGGCAGCTGCCTCGTCTTCCTCCATCGACCCCGGCTCGATCTCGGCACGCCTCGACCGCCTGCCGCCCACCCGCAGCGTCTGGAAGCTCGTCGTGCTGCTGAGCCTCGGCTTCTTCTTCGAACTGTACGATCTGCTGTATAGCGGCTACGTCGCGCCCGGGCTCGTGAAAAGCGGGATCCTGTCTGCGACCACGCACGGGTTGTTCGGCACCACGGGCGTCGCGAGCTTCATCGCCGCGCTGTTCTCCGGCCTCTTCATCGGCACGATCGCATGCGGCTTCCTCGCGGACCGCTTCGGCCGCCGCGCGATCTTCACGTGGTCGCTGCTGTGGTACACGGCCGCCAACGTCGTGATGGCGTTCCAGGACACGGCGGGCGGTCTGAACTTCTGGCGTTTCGTCGTCGGCCTCGGGCTCGGGGTCGAGATGGTCACGATCGGCACGTACATCTCCGAACTCGTGCCGAAGCAGATACGCGGCCGCGCGTTCGCGTGCGAGCAGGCGGTCGGCTTCGTCGCGGTGCCGGTGGTCGCGTTCCTCGCGTACCTGCTCGTGCCGCACGCGCCGTTCGGCGTCGACGGCTGGCGCTGGGTCGTGCTGATCGGCGCGCACGGCGCGCTGTTCGTGTGGTGGATTCGCCGCGAACTGCCGGAAAGCCCGCGCTGGCTCGCGCAACAGGGCCGCGTCGATGAAGCCGACCGCATCATGCGCGCGCTCGAGGCGAAGGTCGAAGCCGAATACGGCCGGCCGCTGCCGCCGCCCGCGCCGGCGGAACCGGTGCCGCCGCGCGGCAGTTTCCGCGACATGTGGGTGCCGCCGTATCGCAGCCGCACGATCATGATGACGATCTTCAACGTGTTCCAGACGGTCGGCTTCTACGGCTTCGCGAACTGGGTGCCGACGCTGCTGATCAAACAGGGCATCACGATCACGTCGAGCCTCATGTATTCGAGCGTGATTGCGCTCGCCGCGCCGCTCGGCCCGCTAATCGGCCTCGTGATCGCCGACCGCTTCGAGCGCAAGTCGGTGATCGTCGCGATGGCGGCGGCGATCGTGGTGTGCGGGCTGTTGTTCAGCCAGACGACGATCGGCGCGTTCCTGATCGTGCTCGGCATCGGTCTCACGCTTGCGAGCAACATCATGTCGTACAGCTTCCACGCGTACCAGGCCGAACTTTTCCCCACTTCGATCCGCGCGCGCGCGGTGGGCTTCGTCTACTCGTGGAGCCGGTTCTCGGCGATCTTCTCGTCGTTCGTCATCGCGGCCGTGCTGAAAGGCTTCGGCACGTTTGGCGTGTTTGCGTTCATCGCGGGCGCGATGGTCATCGTGATGGCAGCGATCGGGTTCATGGGGCCGCGCACGAAAGGCATCGCGCTCGAAACCATTTCGAAGTAG